In Synchiropus splendidus isolate RoL2022-P1 chromosome 11, RoL_Sspl_1.0, whole genome shotgun sequence, the DNA window TAAGTTTTGGCGACCCCTTGAGGCACAAAAGTAGACGTCTCAACGGCATATAATCGTCACGGGATTTGTAGACTGCATCAGAAGCATTAATAAATTATTCTCTCAGTGTGCATAAACCGACTATCTAATCCTCTGTGACACATCTCGCCATTATTTGTTtctaaaacaaaagcacaaactGCAGCGTCTCCTCCATACatcatattattaataattcacTCCTTATAGTCGGCACCATTCCCcaataataaatcattgaaAAGCCAAAAACCGCAATCTAAAAAGGATCATCAGTAAAGAGTTttacctcttcctcctcttgacCTGGGGTGAGGAAAGAAGCCAGACCACTCAGGAGACCCCAGACGCCCCTGTAGTCCTCCTCTTCATTCAGAAGTTTTTCAAGCGGGCAGAGAAACTGAAACACTGGTTGAGTGTGGCCTTTTGCATCATCAGATATCAGTGCCTGGAAATGACAGTAAAATACAGTCTCATGCACTAAGACAGAACCTCAGAGAGTATGTGGCATCATGCCTCACCTGCAGGAAGTGCTCCACAGACGCCCTGGCCTCTTCTATGATTTCATCACTAACCTCTGATTTATCAAGCTCCAGAATGGGAGGCAGACCAGTGGAGTCCTACAAAACACAGCAAGAACAAACTCCATCAAGATGTTGGGCATCCACAGCTCACAGCTATAAAAATTCTAGTTACCTGCCAGCCATTTCGAAAATATATGACGTCCATGTACGTCTTCCTGATGTCCCACTGCAGGTTTTCGGGGCTGTTGGGTTCCTCCAAGTGGACAGTAAATACTAACTCATCATTTATCCAGTCAGCCTGGGAAAGAGACGGATCACAAGATTAGATTTTGATTTTTCGCACAAAACTTTTGCAATGGACGGAGAGCCTTGACAGCTAAGCAATGAAAAATGTTGCTGCGATCCTGGGAAATTCTTTGCCAGTTTCAACCTGTCTTGATCACCCTCACCTATCTATTCCCACTTAGAACATTTTGTCTTTTTGGAGTCACTCCCCAAGAAAACCCGAGGACCTTCAAAATGGCTATATATAATTCTGCTTCCTGCCTCCTTTGCCTCTAAACCTATACACCATGGCAGGTCTCGCTCCTGCTTAGTAAGAAGCTCCCAAACTCTCAGTTCTTTAAGAATGTATTGTGAACGTTCTCTTTTGTTTCCATTAATATCCACCAGTAAACAATATTCACAAACCAAAACTGGCGGGTCAAATGCGACATGAGCATAATGTTATGCCCCTTCATTAACATTTCATGGACAGGACAGCAGCCAAGTTAACAATTCAGTTTCCAGGTCGAACAACTAAATTGAATATTAGATGTtccatgaaataaatatgatttcaaaagtctacatttatttaataacaTGTATATCTGATGCCGGTCCAATGGTAAAGATCATTTAAAGATTCTGAATGCGATGACATGTGGAACcagtatctaaaattatgcaatGAAGGAGATGCTATAACAAACAGAGTAAATATTCCTGTCAATACTAAAGCATCTACTTTGCAAAAGAATGCACACTGAAAGCACAAGTCCTTTGGGAAAAGTTGAAGGGCGAGCGGTTATGGCTGATCAGCAGATATGTATAAAACTGGGAGGGCACGCCTCTCCATCTGAGACATCAATAACTCACATGCGGGATGCTGACACGCCAGCAACCGACGCGCCACATTTCATACGACAGCTTGAATTCCAACATGTCCTCTTGGACGCTCGTCAGATAGGTCTCCAAATCCTCATTGTCCTCCTAATGACAAGAGGGCCGGACAGCAACAGTGAATCTGTCATGTTGTCACACAGCCATTTATGGAATCCAGCGTCTCACCCTGTCCGACTCCTGGCTGTAGATGGAGCCCTCCCTACTGCTGACGTCGTCCTCGTCGCCCTGAAAGGTCATGATTCTCAACACCAGCTGCTGCTCGatctttttcatcttcttctttttggctTTCTTACTCTTCATCTTGTCCTTAAACTTTGACCATcccttttttaatttattgcctTGAAAATAATGACAGATGGAAGAATGTTTCAGTTCACTGGTGACCACAATTCACAACATAATCccacattaaaacaaaacacaatgcaaCAAAGATAAAAAATGTTCAATGAGAAAACCGTTTcaatgttgcagtgcattacaAGTGGTTTGAGTGTTTTTCCCATTGGACATTTGATCCTAATGCAGGTGATTTATCATAATTCGGTAGCCTAGACGTGGCCGTGCATTTGATATTTGTGTAGCTATATGGACCAGAAAGAAAGTCGGGTTTCAAACCAAACTCAAATTTATGTTTTACATAATCTAATTATCAGACTATAAGCCACTTTCACAACAACCCGGCTAATAtaaggatttttacaggctaaagagcatcaccatgcaaaatattgagcctagTCACACTGAACCACTGAAATCAAAGGCTTTTTACTGAACTTAAGGTGCTCAAAATTCAGTTTTTCCACGTATCCGCCAACCTCCTGGAGGACTGgggacgagaagcagcagctgagaccagctgtggtgtcagaacttcagacacgcgGGCGCAAACGGTGCATTttaagcactttaatgtcaatgataattaattaaataattattaagggtgcaccactgcacccacagtTTATTGACTGGtgcggctcatgtatgaacaagatccatttcccttcttaaatttagtgggtggctACTATTCCTTTAATTACGGTATCCTTTATTTCTCATTCAAGATATAAGTATGCACTAGATGCTGCTTGGACAGAGatcagtggaggtgaagaagagagtgcaggcatggtggGAGGCCGGGACCACTATCAGGGGAGGTCTGTCATTGGCagctagagtgaaagggaagctctaCAGGACAATCAAGAGACCTGCTACCATGAATGGTTTAGAGAGAGCAGGTTCGacaaaaagacaggaggcagagttaCAGTCCGGTCACATGTTACGTCACTAGGCGACACACTAGTCTCACCAGAGAAGCCACGATTCTAAAAGGCGGCCAAAGCTATTTTCCCCCACCTCAGAGCCTCTGGATTCATGAGCGTTTGATCAAACAAATGTAGCTTCGGGCTTTTCGCCTTAAACATGTCAAAGCCTCTGCTCCTATATTGTAGCTTGTGAGTTTGTTGACTCTACATTGACTTTACATGTTAGTCATGTATGGTGTAAGCGTACCGTTGTAGGAAGATAAAAACACTGGGGTTTTCATTGGAAGGGACAAAATAAGAATTGAGATTATTAGAAAGTCTGCTCATATGGAGAAGTCCAGAGGCCAAAATGGGCTGATGGAGACACCAGGAAAAAGGATGagagaaagacaaacaaagatCTTCATGGATGTAGTGAATGAGGATATGCGTGACAAAGCATGCAAAACAGGCTTAGATAGAGGATGTTGACTTGCGAAAGGCAGACAGTAGAAGAAGGAATTAATGCAGACGCTTTTAAGttgtatacatttttaaaaagctttGGTACTTTGAAAGCCTCATTGGTACGTGATGGATTTCCATATTAATCCGGTCACTCCTCTCAGATCGTGACTAGATTAGTATCCAAATTCAACTCTCAAGTCTGCGTAAACATTCCAACATCTCCTCATTTCCTTGGCGATCCATTGTTGTCGCAGCTCATTTTCAGCCAGTCACCACTGCTGCCCGAGCCTCGGCAATACAAATGAAACCCTGGAGCCTGACGGGGGTAAAGAATTGATCTGGCATTCCGCTTGCTGTTGTTCTAATTAGCAATGTGGGCGaacaaacagaataaaaaaaaaaattaagctaATTATCTGCCAAATCACAACACtaaggggaaaaaatgaatgtcGCAAAGCTGCGCAAACATTAAATTACTCTACGAGTCAACTCGTGTCCTCAAGTGCTTCTAATAGAGCTGTTAATTAATGTGAAACCAAAGTATATTTTCCATTTCTTAGGTTTGCTAGTGCAGCAGTTGAACAATAAGAATACAAAGAGAACGAATGCGTAAATGGGATCCTCTATAGTGTGCCTGAACTACTTTCAGTGCCGCAACACTCTGGTCACAAACCCTGAATGTACAGGTACTTTTCACATCTTTTAAGACGACTTGAAAAATCACACCTTTCTTTTTGCGCTTGACTGTGTCGCCGGTTGAGATCCCAGCTCCCTCCGGAACCCTATACAGGAGAAATGTCAACATGGACTAAGACTGATAGACTCGCTGCTCTGGGTAGAGGTCAGCAGGGCGGAGACGATCAAACACTTACACTTCGctgccctcctcttcctcctcctcttcctcgccctCCTGTGATGCCAGTGAGGTTTGCTCTGGATCAGACACgttctgctcctccaccaaATCTTTCAGGTTCACGCCGTCCAGCTGGTTCACCACCAGCTGGTTCAGATTGTCAGGGTCAGACAACCATTTCACCAGCAGACCGACACCTGAGGTAAACAGAGAGCAAGATTGAAAGATCAAACAGATAAATAAGGAGACATGAATGACAAGCTGATGGATACTATGATCTTTATCAATAACAACTTAGAATATCAGTGCATAAAGTCAGGAGCACAAAATATTTTCTATCCTGTCACACTCTTATTAGTGTTGCGTTAAAATTGGatatactttgaaaaaaaagagaaccaCTGTAGATGAGGCCAAAAGAGTAAGCTGATGATGTGTATGTTAAGACTAGTTGAATGCTGTTTTGGATCAGTGGGCGGTTGCAGTAGTCTGGATGAGAAAATGTGGCTCACTTTTAAAAGATAATTTCAGATCAGGAAAATAACACTGAACAGTCTTCCATGCGGGGGTGGCCTGATGCTGCTGAAATCGAAAGGCAGCGTTTCTAGCCTTGGGTTTTATGAGGGGTTATTAAAAAGTTACAAAAAGAGtctgatatttatatttatcctgcttcatttttcaacatCGTGCCCTTGCATCTTCCATGTTTTTGCATCCAGTCAGTAATTTCTGATTGGTAAACTCATCATCTGGGTCACCTAACCAACCCTCCATAGCAGCAGGTAGCTATTAGACCATACAGCTTTCACTTTTACGGCcgctctttttttaaatgtaagtCATTTGGAGGCCAAATTAAGTGGAGATATTGCATCTTGCTCTCCATTTATGTCATTTGTAttaatttattctttatttatgtgGAGTTTTGATGACACTGGTgatgatatatgatatatagAATATTTAACCATTGAAGACCATGAGTGTTATTACTTTCAgcatataatattttaaattaatacATAGCTGTTAATGATTCAATGATATATTTATGGGGAATCATATTTATCAGATGCAAAGGATTTATAAGAGTGAATGATATGTATTCAGAAATTATCCATTTATCAGAAATCTTCATAAATTATGATTCAGACGAGCACTGGGGGGCATTGACAGCTGCACTGCAGCTTCAGTCAAACTCTCAGCTTGAATCCAGAGAAGTATATTTTCCAAAATGTCAGACCATCGCTCTGTTGAAGGAACATTTAAAGAATTTAGTTTGGCACGTCTCTTCCTCTTGGCTACTCCATCAGCTCGAATGACAGCTAGCAGTTGGGTGTCAGTTCAGAGTCCAGAAGGCATGAATGACGATCATTTACTCTCACTTTACTGCAGTCGTTTCCATTTCTTATTGGCAATTTCGTCACACTGTCTAAAGAATAAAGGTCTCGAATTAGGTGTGATCAAACCTGAACTGTACATGAATTATTTAGTTGGCGATCATGTCTAAAAACTTACTTAATGACATGATTTAAAAAGTCGAATCAACTCAAGTCAGACCAGCAACTCTGTCTTCGCTTTATATAATGTCACAAAGGTCACAAGCTACTTTCCCCGAACAGAACTTTATTATGGCTTATCTCAGTACATGAGGTATCAAACTTAAGGCAGGCGCCAAAATCAGAAAGAGGTTTGAGTCATGGCCGAACGCTGCTGAGATTGAAAGAATTTACCGTTTGCATTTAATGTTTAGTGAGTTGAGTGATAGAGCTTCAACAGCTGTGGCGCTACAGGTCATATCAGTCTAAGGGTTTGACACGCTTGATAGAGTCATTCTTTTTACTGTGTACCAAATCAATATGAACTTATATATGCATATAAGTCTAATGTAAACTAAAGTTGCAAAGGACAAAATAAGGTCATGAAATACATGcatacatgaaaaataaacattgtgaTAACACAACTATAACTAGAAAGTTGGATTTCtttgcaattattattattattattagccaTTTTGTCCATCTTTTTTTGTACATCCCAGCTTTCATCCGTTGGAACGAAAGTTGTTAAAGTTCTCAAACAAACACATATCGTTGAAATAAGCAGAAGTCAGGTCAACTGAATGCTTCATCATTACAAtagaaacaaaaatacacaagaaaGAAACTGGTTCAGCAGCATATTAGCACTTTTACAAATTGGAAAAAGAGTGTCACTGTCAATTGACTCCTCAAATAGCAAGAAAAGAAGATGTAGTTATTCCCAATGATAAATTAACTGGAATATAATGCATTGCTTTTAACAATAATAACTTGCTTTGCTTATGTGATGTGTCAGAATTTATCGGTTTTGGCAACTATTCTTTAATGTTTAAGCAACTGCCgtcacactactgccacctgctgtctaaaTCACTGAATTTGATTAACaaattgacatttcaaatgaaataaaaattcattATACAGATCAACTAAATTCAGGACAACAATAAAGTTCCCATCggaagtttaaaaacaatgtagcaTAAATGCCAAACCTATCGGGGTTGTAATATTGGAGCAGGAAATGAAGCTGCCGCAGCGCATGCTCGAGCAAGAAGCGCCATACTGTGTTAGCATAACAACCTTACCTCGGAAGTGGCGGATTCAGTGCGTTCTCGCACCTTCTTGATAAAAATGCGCTTCGTTTGCAACTAGAAAACCCactggatgaagaggaaacacacattCTTGGAATCTTTCTTTTGGCGTATTTCATCAACTCAAAAgcactacttcctgtttacatacgggggaagccatcttggatagGGGCCGCTACACACAAGCACCCTGGCGAGAACCCTGATCAATATCAAGGGGATAAAACAGGGGAAAGAGGCATTGAGGAGGTCTGTGCTCTTTGAGTGCTTTCCTAGTAAACCGTTTTTCAGGACAAGAATTACCAGTATATGTAAATACAGTTCCCCTTCAAGCACAACTGTAGATTTTTGTTTAAGCCTTCTTGGTTTAGATCTCTCTGGTTATTGATGCACTCAAATCCGGCCCACCAAGGCATTTTTGTACCAaggaaattacaaaaaaaaagtttacttaaaaaaaaaaaaaaaaaaaaaaaaaaaaagtctacatCCTGCCCCACGATGATTAGACTGTGTAAACAAGCTGTCTTCTAAAGCAAAGAGAAGGGTCACTGTCTATAATGAATGTGGAAACTTCTAAAAACTTCAACATTGGGGTTGAAGGAAAGAATGCGATAAAAGATGGGAACGTGAtgcatgtttgtgcttcaagagaAAAAACAGAGTGTCTCTTGCGTTGTCATGGCGTCGGTGGTGAACCACAGCGCTGCTTTATGCTAAATTTACCCTCaaagaatgaaaaagaagagTGGTCTGtttagacctacattttctgtAAAAGGAGTGCCAGACTGTTCAATGAATTTTTCCAGCTGCATATAAATTTGGCCCCTTCTGTGACACTCCTGATTTAAGGCATGTAACCCACTATTTTTACAGCAGCAAACACAGTAAGCAGCCAAGATTTTTATCATTTGAGATTGCTGTTTTTAGAATGTGGCAGCAGAAGACATTATTTATGAGCCAGGAAAATGTGCACCACATCTTAAACTATTACTATATTATATCAGAGTGGCCTTGACCTTTACCAACTGCTATCTCTTAACCTCATTCATAAGTCAACATTGGTGTCTGTAAAGAAAGGTGTCTTGAGAAAAGGGCATGTTTGTGGTGCTCATTTATGGTGAAATTCCACATAGGTTTCAGAGGTTTGGCTTGTGCGTGCGAGGGAACGACGATGCATTGCACTTCCTGTGTGAAAGCAGGTACACTTGCCTGCCAACACTCCACCACATACGCTTTGATACGTTCAGACAGTTCTCGCTATGAAATGTGTATGAATTGCTGGCTCTTCAAGAAGACTCAAGCTTGATAATTTTATGACCACTGACAGTTAGTTGAAACCCTGCTAAAACATCAGTTTAACCACACAGCACATGGTTTTTCATGAACTTCTCCTAGACTGAAATGACGGCCCAAAGTCACTGACATCTATCCAACATCCATCATCTTTCATCTAACAACCAAGTTCTCACTAGAAGACACACGGTTCTTTAAATGCTTTCAAGCCCATATGAATGTGCGAGTGCTTCCTGTTGCTCAATGTGAAACCCAAGTCATCCTGCATTCAACATACCAGGACATTCAGTCCCTGTATTCATAGTATGAATGAGATATATGAGGCTTCTGACCACAGGGGAGAGCAGAATGATCTAAGTGTTCTCATGACAAAGATCCATCTCACTcctcatccttccctcactcatgaacccCGTCATCTCACTCCTCTATCAATGAACAGCATACTCCACCACTTtccaaatgaaaagcatggtctcagaattaaaaaaagaacaattcaCCTTCATCCCAGCCATCCGTGTGTGAACCAAGTGCCCACTCTACCCTGGTTCACAGAGGAATAAAAGTTCTGAACAGaactgaaatggaaatgaaacttGCAGCACAGGTTTTCTCTCAATCCACAAATTCAGCTTTTAAGGGTCTTATGAGTTGTGTATGACTATAACAGCAAGTACTTCACATTAAAACCGCCCAGAAACTGGGCGTCCAAAATATCAAGGAGAAAAACATTCAGATGCATCAAGGGTAaatgatgcaaaaaaacaaaaagtcagtGATATTTGCTAGTGAGCGTGACAAATTGAAGGCGGCCGGGAGACGGAGATAATTTTAACTACAATCGCAAACGTAGCGCTTTGAAACTGAAACATGAGCGTAATTGCAAAAACCACCcacacagccagtctcagcagAGATAACAGAATTCTGTCAGGAAGACCTTTACAGAAGAGAGAGCtcggtggaaaaaaaactgctccCCAAATTTTCCTCGTCTACGCTTCATTACAACAAGAGCAATAAAGTTTTTATACAATTGACTCTCGTAGAAAAGAAATAAGAGGTGATGCAACCTGTGGAGAACACGAAGAGACGTCTTCCCTACCCTTCAAGGCTATGATCTCATTTAAAGCGCAGCCGACGACTCCTTGGCTCCAGAGATGCTCAGGGAAGATGTTACGCACCAGAACATCTGAGAACTCTCTGAGCAGAGCAAACTCTTCTTCTTTGGAGCTGAACAAAAGCTCTCTGGaatggaagaagagaagaaaagacaaGTGTAGCAGGCATGAAAGGAAGAAATGCACTTTAGGAAATGATAAAACTCACAATCAACACTCAGTAGAGACAGATGCAAATTCAAAGGTAGAATAATTTCAACAGCAGCCACCACAACGATAACTAGTGGAATAGCAAAACTCTCACTGCCTCTGTCAAGAGTGACGACGGGGCTTGTGGCTGGGCTTCTAAACTataaaatatgacctcagtCATCTAATGGAAACCAAGGTTTTTTGGGTAGCACCAGGTTAACAGTCGGCCTTCAACTTTACTGGCTGCAGAAAGAACGGCGTTACACACCAACTAAAGGTCGAGAGAATTCTCGGAGAAATGCTGAGTTCAGGGATTTTAAAACCCTGAGGTAGAATCTATTAACATGAGCTTGGGGAGtccaggtgctgctggtgcTACTGTGATAACCGATGGGTTTCTTCGTGTTTCTTCTCCCAAGCCTCTCCTCAGTGCTCTGAGTCAGGTGATGCCATGTTCTTTTGATGATCTGACTGAGCGGCTAATAAATGGCTGCAGGCTGGCTGCAATTAAATTctctgagagaaaaaaacacagcagagtAATGGCTGCTATACTTGCATTTTCCGCAGACTTCTCCACCCACTGCTAAGGGTCCATTTAGCAGGTCAGTTTTTAAGGCAAAGAGGGAATGATTTAAAAGTGATCACGGGTGTCCCATAATGAAAATGTGCTGCAGTGTTGAATGAATCATAAAACAAGACGCCCTTAGGATTGGGCTACAGCCACAAGGCAGTAAAGTTTGGGTGAATTATTCATAGGCAACAAAAATGAGGATACTTTCATAGAGATCACATATTAGCCAGAAAAAAAGGTGCGGAGCAAGCAGAACCGTTCATCCGGAGGAGGGCTCACCTGTCCTGCTGCTTGCTATTGTGCAAATGCTGAGTCAAAATGCGAATGGAGCCCACGGCCGCCTGGCAGACGTCAAAGTCTTTGCCGTagtggatgagccggtccacggcaAAGTCAAACTCCCTGCTGAGGACTTGGTGCAGGGGTTGCTGCTCACTTGGCTCGGGAACTGTGTACCAGGGTGACACCAGTTGGCCGTAAGCACAGGAGAACACTGCAGGAGGAACAGCAAACAAAGGCAGGCAGATTATTTCATACGCCGTGCCAACAGAGACAAGATGTTTAATCGTTTAAATACCAGTTTTAATGGGGGAACAAACATCTTACATCACTGCTTCTACCACTCACAGCAAACAGCAATTTATAACGATCAATAAATCTACAGCACTGATGTGGTTCCCAGAGAAGCTACAGAATGTTCCTACTGTGTATGTCCAGCTCTGGCTGGAACATCAGTGTTGGTTTCATCTCGCCTGACGACCTTTGCCCTCTTGCAGAGAACAGACCTTCTCAAATGAAAACAGGGGAATCAGCTCTAGAAATGAAAAGCCAAGAGCCACTTGAGGTCGCGCAGCATTCTTAGCGTGAGGACAGATCGATCAACATCAATTGTTTTGACTGTGTTTACAGACGTTAATAGAGTTCCGTCTCTGTGAAACAAAAGCTTATCTTGGTTTAAACATCCTGTCCGCCATGTCCATCTTCAGCCTCACAGACTATTTTGCAATACAATTGGAAAGTCAGCAGACAGGAAATGATTAAAAAGAGCTGTGAATGCAACTGAAACCTGGTGCAGATGCtgcaatgaatgaatattaaccACCTCTCTGAGAGTAAATCTACCCTGTTTATATACTAGTATAAAATGCCGGCATTGTGAAGCAGTTCACACGATGATATCCTATAAGTTAAGGAGCTATGTTTTTTCCCCTCGCTTCTCCCCAAAAGCCCCTCCTACCTCTGAAACACGAGCCAAGCTACAGATGTGGGGTATTCTGCTCCTCGACTGTGTCAAGTCTAAACACAGCCTAAATATTTGCTGACAAAACACCCAAAGAGGTCAGACACAAAAGCTGGCGTTTCCATAATCCGACACACAAATATCCATCAGGATAAGTGGAAGACTCCGAAGTAAGTGGTGCGTGAGGAGGTCACATGTTGACCTCACCCTGCTGCAGAGATCTCTTCACATGAGGATAGTCAGTCTGCTCGAGTTCAGCTGTCGAGCTTCCCGCCTCACCGGTCAGCTCCAACTCGTCGTTTGCGGTTTCCTGAAAAGACAACAAAGAGCAACCATCAGCGCAAGCAGAGCCATCAAAACTCGCGGGGGACACTTGGTTTGTGCACAGAGCCCCGGGGCGTCGTGCAAACCATCACGTCGAACAGGTTAAAAGTTCAACACGGCATCAAACGCCTCGCGCCAGGTCGCGTtattgagaagaaaaacaagtgacAAGTCACCTTCAGCGAGGTTTCCTCGTCAGTTTGGGTGCTGCTCTCTCGTCCACAGTGGCCGACCACCAGCGGTGtcgagagacagaagaagaaacacagaAAGTACTGTGTCACGGTGCGACCCCAGTCGGAAAAATACCAGACCAGACCCAGCGCGACGGCGACGCACACCCGCCATAGATacatcttctccttcagcctCCTTCCCTTCACTTTCTGCTCCGTTCAAGTCCGTGTTTGGAGGCGAACACGGCGCTGGAGAGTTTCCTCGACAACATCTCAAGAGTGGAGCCGACGACTCCGAACTCCGGCGTACAGAGGCGGAAATATACGAACTGTGTGGAGCTAGTGAAAGCGGAGCTGTGATTGGCTGCCGAGAAGTGCCGAGTGTCTGCCATCTACAGGTCGCAGCTTTACCTGACAGCCAGGTGGCTGCGTGGAGCTGCGGCGTTTCCATGCCCACTGCTTTGCGTCACATCCTTCTTGAAACTCATCATCTGAgcattgaaaaataaagtcaactGAAGACCATAGTTTGAAGGTCAGACACCGGAAAGACTGTTTGGACTCAACGGCaggatcatgatttatttcagtgacgATTGATATGGTCGGCTATTTTCTTAAAATGAAGACTTGCAATTACTTTATCGCATAGTagagtttacatttttttgtagttATTAAGGatagtatataatataatatcatatcTTAATTAATGTCACAATGACAAAATCGCGATATGAAATATGGCAGTCTTAAAAGAAAATTCAGAAACgagatttatt includes these proteins:
- the si:rp71-46j2.7 gene encoding uncharacterized protein si:rp71-46j2.7, coding for MYLWRVCVAVALGLVWYFSDWGRTVTQYFLCFFFCLSTPLVVGHCGRESSTQTDEETSLKETANDELELTGEAGSSTAELEQTDYPHVKRSLQQVFSCAYGQLVSPWYTVPEPSEQQPLHQVLSREFDFAVDRLIHYGKDFDVCQAAVGSIRILTQHLHNSKQQDRELLFSSKEEEFALLREFSDVLVRNIFPEHLWSQGVVGCALNEIIALKGVGLLVKWLSDPDNLNQLVVNQLDGVNLKDLVEEQNVSDPEQTSLASQEGEEEEEEEEGSEVVPEGAGISTGDTVKRKKKGNKLKKGWSKFKDKMKSKKAKKKKMKKIEQQLVLRIMTFQGDEDDVSSREGSIYSQESDREDNEDLETYLTSVQEDMLEFKLSYEMWRVGCWRVSIPHADWINDELVFTVHLEEPNSPENLQWDIRKTYMDVIYFRNGWQDSTGLPPILELDKSEVSDEIIEEARASVEHFLQALISDDAKGHTQPVFQFLCPLEKLLNEEEDYRGVWGLLSGLASFLTPGQEEEESCPQSEVPKQNPSLPPTPTQSSAPSTQNEKDHDVQIPTIVITEFECDPDPSENEHYEKEALSEPSTESCSQDDKQEDSDNPLAAHIKMIFKGLTRTKSQESLVSTKNSGEEDLPSSALASSSSLNGGIHGDNAESSPWLSFATRSNKKEKLSFRVSSGSQKNKGKDHPILLKGGDAKNQANLEQLETTKAIFDLLKEISGNSILINIFDAILKPVMPILKKKVNSFLNKMNPSEEQMAVYIDTLRGKQWPETPAAPDPPRTEEEKNETRERANELITSRYSNILVLKKTDMEAVFNLFQDCEENKTLVYMLLSFLLREFFPHERSLNVSSAALQRVTTSSS